A single Actinomadura algeriensis DNA region contains:
- a CDS encoding Ppx/GppA phosphatase family protein, which translates to MTRVAAVDCGTNSVRLLIADIDPAAGTLTDVERRMEIVRLGEGVDETGRLSPAALERTFAAMRGYAELIDRHGAAGKVRVVATSATRDAANRDEFVRGVVGVFGVVPEVITGDEEAELSFVGATRELAELRPARPYLVVDIGGGSTEFVLGSTSVEAARSIDIGCVRMTERHLKDGDPPSPEQIAAAVADIDAQLAAVRETVPVDEARTLVGLAGSVTTVSGIALDLPEYDPSRIHLSRIMAAQVHEVTRRLLHATRDERSRFGVMHPGRVDVIGAGALILDRIMREYGFGAVVVSEHDILDGLAWSLV; encoded by the coding sequence GTGACGCGCGTCGCCGCCGTCGACTGCGGTACCAACTCCGTCCGCCTGCTGATCGCCGACATCGATCCGGCCGCGGGGACGCTCACCGACGTCGAGCGCCGGATGGAGATCGTCCGGCTCGGCGAGGGGGTGGACGAGACGGGCCGGCTGTCGCCCGCCGCGCTGGAGCGGACGTTCGCCGCGATGCGCGGCTACGCGGAGCTGATCGACCGGCACGGCGCCGCCGGCAAGGTCCGGGTGGTCGCGACGAGCGCGACGCGGGACGCGGCGAACCGGGACGAGTTCGTCCGCGGCGTCGTCGGCGTCTTCGGCGTCGTGCCGGAGGTGATCACCGGGGACGAGGAGGCGGAGCTGTCGTTCGTCGGCGCGACCCGCGAGCTGGCGGAGCTGCGCCCGGCCCGCCCCTACCTGGTGGTCGACATCGGCGGCGGCTCCACCGAGTTCGTGCTGGGCAGCACGTCGGTGGAGGCGGCGCGGTCGATCGACATCGGGTGCGTCCGGATGACCGAGCGGCACCTGAAGGACGGGGATCCGCCGTCGCCGGAGCAGATCGCGGCGGCCGTCGCCGACATCGACGCCCAGCTCGCGGCCGTCCGGGAGACGGTGCCGGTGGACGAGGCGCGCACGCTCGTCGGGCTGGCCGGTTCGGTGACGACGGTGTCGGGCATCGCGCTCGACCTGCCCGAGTACGACCCGTCCCGCATCCACCTGTCGCGGATCATGGCGGCGCAGGTGCACGAGGTGACGCGGCGGCTGCTGCACGCGACGCGGGACGAGCGGTCCCGGTTCGGCGTGATGCATCCGGGGCGGGTCGACGTGATCGGCGCGGGCGCCCTCATCCTCGACCGGATCATGCGCGAGTACGGGTTCGGGGCCGTTGTGGTCAGCGAGCACGACATCCTCGACGGGCTCGCCTGGTCGCTGGTCTAG
- a CDS encoding FtsB family cell division protein: MAAEQDRPQDASRGGAPGGARRGAHALTSRAAILAVVMCAIALSLAYPVREYIAQRQEIAELRQEEALVRQKVERLEEQKRQLGDESYIEREATQRLHYCRPDVKCYIVLDGGGGGERRAAKDGEPRRPPWYETLWRSVEAADRPR; encoded by the coding sequence ATGGCAGCCGAACAGGACCGGCCGCAGGACGCCTCCCGGGGCGGGGCCCCGGGGGGCGCCCGGCGCGGCGCCCACGCGCTGACGAGCCGCGCCGCGATCCTCGCGGTCGTGATGTGCGCGATCGCGCTGAGCCTGGCGTATCCGGTGCGGGAGTACATCGCGCAGCGCCAGGAGATCGCCGAGCTGCGGCAGGAGGAGGCGCTGGTCCGCCAGAAGGTGGAGCGGCTCGAGGAGCAGAAGCGGCAGCTCGGTGACGAGTCGTACATTGAGCGTGAGGCCACGCAGCGGCTCCACTACTGCCGCCCGGACGTGAAGTGCTACATCGTCCTGGACGGTGGCGGCGGCGGGGAGCGGCGGGCCGCGAAGGACGGCGAGCCGCGCAGGCCGCCGTGGTACGAGACGCTCTGGCGGTCCGTGGAGGCCGCCGACAGGCCGCGCTGA
- a CDS encoding uracil-DNA glycosylase has protein sequence MPTANAPFVPPGSGWPEDPASPDTPVAHGAGEVLELAGSSPDLDDLCARQSVCRACERLVEWRERVAVQRRRAFADEEYWGRPVAGWGDPEPRIMIVGLAPAAHGGNRTGRIFTGDRSGDWLFASLHRVGLAALPTSVRAGDGQRLIGARMAATVRCAPPDNKPTPLERTTCAPWLAREVADVAASVRCVVCLGGFAWQGVWPALKQAGYGLPRPRPKFGHGAEIELAPPPGTPHRDPVLMLGCYHPSQQNTFTGRVTEEMLDAVFVRARDYE, from the coding sequence ATGCCGACCGCCAACGCCCCGTTCGTCCCGCCCGGTTCCGGATGGCCGGAGGACCCCGCGTCCCCGGACACGCCCGTCGCGCACGGCGCGGGCGAGGTGCTCGAGCTGGCGGGGAGTTCCCCGGACCTGGACGATCTGTGCGCGCGGCAGTCGGTGTGCCGCGCCTGCGAGCGGCTGGTGGAGTGGCGCGAGCGGGTCGCTGTGCAGCGCCGCCGGGCGTTCGCCGACGAGGAGTACTGGGGCCGCCCGGTGGCCGGGTGGGGCGATCCGGAACCGCGCATCATGATCGTCGGGCTGGCCCCGGCCGCGCACGGCGGCAACCGCACCGGCCGGATCTTCACCGGGGACCGGTCGGGCGACTGGCTGTTCGCGTCCCTGCACCGGGTGGGGCTGGCGGCGCTGCCGACGAGCGTGCGCGCGGGGGACGGGCAGCGGCTGATCGGCGCGCGGATGGCGGCGACGGTCCGCTGCGCGCCGCCGGACAACAAGCCGACGCCGCTGGAGCGCACGACCTGCGCGCCGTGGCTGGCGCGCGAGGTCGCGGACGTCGCGGCGTCCGTCCGGTGCGTGGTGTGCCTGGGCGGGTTCGCCTGGCAGGGGGTGTGGCCCGCGCTGAAGCAGGCCGGGTACGGGCTGCCGCGCCCGCGCCCGAAGTTCGGGCACGGCGCGGAGATCGAGCTGGCGCCGCCGCCCGGGACGCCGCACCGCGACCCCGTCCTGATGCTGGGCTGCTATCACCCGAGCCAGCAGAACACGTTCACGGGCCGCGTCACGGAGGAGATGCTGGACGCCGTGTTCGTGCGGGCCCGCGACTACGAGTAG
- a CDS encoding DUF501 domain-containing protein, producing MIDERAEPAAGGISGDDEAAVAAQLGRVPRGVRRVAYRCPCGNPAVIETAPRLPDGTPFPTLFYLTCPKAASAIGTLEGSGVMREMQARLADDPELRDAYVRAHDDYLRRRDAAAREDGLEPLPAGMQSAGGMPERVKCLHALIAHELAVPGGNPFGREALDALPEWWRSGPCVRPEDTDDPEEAR from the coding sequence ATGATCGACGAACGCGCCGAACCGGCGGCCGGCGGGATCTCCGGTGACGACGAGGCCGCGGTCGCGGCGCAGCTCGGCCGGGTGCCGCGGGGCGTGCGCCGGGTGGCCTACCGCTGCCCGTGCGGGAATCCGGCCGTGATCGAGACGGCGCCGCGGCTGCCCGACGGGACCCCGTTCCCGACGCTGTTCTACCTGACGTGCCCGAAGGCCGCCTCGGCGATCGGGACGCTCGAGGGGAGCGGCGTGATGCGCGAGATGCAGGCGCGTCTCGCGGACGATCCGGAGCTGCGGGACGCGTACGTCCGCGCCCACGACGACTACCTGCGCCGCCGCGACGCGGCCGCCCGTGAGGACGGCCTGGAGCCGCTCCCCGCGGGGATGCAGAGCGCGGGCGGGATGCCCGAGCGGGTGAAGTGCCTGCACGCGCTGATCGCGCACGAGCTCGCCGTCCCCGGCGGGAACCCGTTCGGCCGCGAGGCGCTGGACGCGCTGCCGGAGTGGTGGCGGTCCGGGCCGTGCGTACGCCCCGAGGACACCGACGACCCCGAGGAGGCCCGGTGA
- a CDS encoding NAD(P)/FAD-dependent oxidoreductase produces the protein MPSERTADSAKHIVIVGGGYVGMYTALRLQRKLRAELRRGEVAITVIDPQSYMTYQPFLPEAAAGNLEPRHVVAPLRRVLPRCRVVNGFVTKIDHAERRVTLCPAGTASAGVPERNVYYDRLVVALGSISKTLPIPGLAECGIGFKTIEEAIFLRNHVIHQLDIAESNPDDEAVRRRALTFVFVGAGFAGVEAMAELEDMARTACRWYPHIDPAEMRWTMVEATDRILPEVGPEMGRWTADALRARGIEVKLNTLLKSAQGRHVVLSDGEEFDAGTLVWTAGVKPHPVVKDSDLPLDERGRIKATAELTVDGAEHAYTAGDNAAVPDLTDTGEFTAPNAQHAVRQAKRLADNIVADMRGRPRKPYRHAYVGSVASLGLHKGVANVYGMKLRGWPAWLMHRTYHLSRMPTVNRKFRITADWTLAMFFRREMVSLGELERPHEEFELAAGRLQEVPAPR, from the coding sequence ATGCCTTCCGAGCGCACCGCGGATTCCGCGAAGCACATCGTGATCGTCGGCGGCGGGTACGTCGGCATGTACACGGCGCTGCGCCTGCAGCGCAAGCTGCGCGCCGAGCTGCGCCGCGGCGAGGTCGCGATCACCGTCATCGACCCGCAGTCGTACATGACCTACCAGCCGTTCCTGCCCGAGGCGGCGGCCGGGAACCTGGAGCCCCGGCACGTCGTCGCCCCGCTGCGGCGGGTGCTGCCGCGCTGCCGCGTCGTCAACGGCTTCGTGACGAAGATCGACCACGCCGAGCGGCGCGTGACGCTCTGCCCGGCCGGGACGGCCAGCGCGGGCGTCCCGGAGCGGAACGTGTACTACGACCGGCTCGTCGTCGCCCTCGGCTCGATCTCCAAGACGCTGCCGATCCCCGGCCTCGCCGAGTGCGGCATCGGGTTCAAGACCATCGAAGAGGCCATCTTCCTGCGCAACCACGTCATCCACCAGCTCGACATCGCCGAGTCCAACCCGGACGACGAGGCGGTGCGGCGGCGCGCGCTGACGTTCGTGTTCGTCGGCGCCGGGTTCGCGGGCGTGGAGGCGATGGCGGAGCTGGAGGACATGGCCCGCACCGCCTGCCGCTGGTACCCGCACATCGACCCCGCCGAGATGCGCTGGACGATGGTCGAGGCCACCGACCGGATCCTGCCCGAAGTCGGGCCCGAGATGGGCCGCTGGACGGCGGACGCGCTGCGCGCGCGCGGCATCGAGGTGAAGCTGAACACGCTGCTGAAGTCCGCGCAGGGACGGCACGTCGTGCTGAGCGACGGCGAGGAGTTCGACGCCGGGACGCTCGTGTGGACCGCGGGCGTGAAACCGCACCCGGTCGTGAAGGACAGCGACCTGCCGCTCGACGAGCGCGGCCGGATCAAGGCCACCGCCGAGCTGACCGTGGACGGCGCCGAGCACGCCTACACGGCGGGCGACAACGCGGCCGTCCCGGACCTGACCGACACCGGCGAGTTCACGGCGCCGAACGCGCAGCACGCCGTCCGGCAGGCCAAGCGGCTCGCCGACAACATCGTCGCGGACATGCGCGGCCGCCCCCGCAAGCCCTACCGGCACGCCTACGTCGGGTCGGTGGCCAGCCTCGGCCTGCACAAGGGCGTCGCGAACGTGTACGGGATGAAGCTGCGCGGCTGGCCCGCGTGGCTCATGCACCGCACCTACCACCTGTCGCGGATGCCGACCGTGAACCGCAAGTTCCGGATCACCGCCGACTGGACGCTCGCCATGTTCTTCCGCCGGGAGATGGTCTCGCTCGGCGAGCTGGAACGGCCGCACGAGGAGTTCGAGCTGGCCGCCGGTCGTCTGCAGGAGGTGCCCGCGCCGCGCTGA
- a CDS encoding Bax inhibitor-1/YccA family protein, which yields MESRNPAFRGRSFQKRADGAAYGAPGHYGAPGMEQGYGAPGHGGSGYGVQAPPEAPPVTRPMTIDDVVVRGFMTLVTLIVTGALAWVLVPVDLALPVMVVAFVAMLGVWAFITFGRKANAPLVLAFAAVYGVAVGIISHAYNDLYHGVVFQAVIGTALAFGATLAAYALRIVRVTPKFVKFVIAAGAALVGLMLVNLVVYAFGGDGGIGIRDPDNPLAYVFSVAAILVGCFFLLLDFDSIEEGVRAGAPEKFAWYCAFGLVLSLVWIYLEILRLLSYFYASRD from the coding sequence ATGGAGAGCAGGAACCCGGCGTTCCGGGGCCGTTCCTTCCAGAAACGCGCGGACGGCGCCGCGTACGGCGCGCCCGGGCACTACGGCGCGCCGGGCATGGAACAGGGCTACGGGGCCCCCGGCCACGGCGGTTCCGGGTACGGCGTGCAGGCGCCGCCCGAGGCCCCGCCGGTCACCCGTCCGATGACCATCGACGACGTCGTCGTCCGCGGCTTCATGACGCTGGTCACCCTGATCGTCACCGGGGCGCTGGCCTGGGTGCTGGTGCCCGTCGACCTCGCGCTGCCCGTGATGGTCGTCGCGTTCGTCGCGATGCTCGGCGTGTGGGCGTTCATCACGTTCGGCCGCAAGGCCAACGCGCCGCTCGTACTGGCGTTCGCCGCGGTCTACGGCGTCGCCGTCGGCATCATCAGCCACGCCTACAACGACCTCTATCACGGCGTGGTGTTCCAGGCCGTGATCGGGACGGCGCTCGCGTTCGGCGCCACGCTCGCCGCGTACGCGCTGCGGATCGTCCGGGTCACGCCGAAGTTCGTGAAGTTCGTCATCGCGGCGGGCGCCGCCCTCGTCGGGCTGATGCTCGTCAACCTGGTGGTGTACGCCTTCGGCGGCGACGGCGGCATCGGCATCCGCGACCCCGACAACCCCCTCGCGTACGTGTTCAGCGTCGCCGCGATCCTGGTGGGCTGCTTCTTCCTGCTGCTCGACTTCGACTCGATCGAGGAGGGCGTCCGGGCCGGCGCGCCGGAGAAGTTCGCCTGGTACTGCGCGTTCGGCCTCGTGCTGAGCCTCGTGTGGATCTACCTGGAGATCCTGCGGCTGCTGTCGTACTTCTACGCGTCCCGCGACTGA
- a CDS encoding acetyl-CoA C-acetyltransferase — protein sequence MPEAVIVATARSPIGRAFKGSLKDIRSDDLTAQMITAAMAKVPQLQPSQIDDLLLGCGLPGGEQGYNMARVVSVLLGWDDVPGATITRYCSSSLQTTRMALHAIKAGEADVIVSAGVESVSRFANGSSDGMPGTQNPKFADAQARVAKAAEGGAGVWHDPREDGQIPEVYIAMGQTAENVASMRGVTRQAQDEFGVRSQNLAEKAIANGFWEKDITPVTLPDGTVVAKDDGPRAGTTYEKVSQLKPSFRPDGTVTAANCCPLNDGAAAVIVMSDTKAAELGITPLARIVSTGVTGLSPEIMGLGPVGASRQALAKAGMTIGDIDLVEINEAFAAQVLPSAEDLGIDIDKLNVNGGAIAVGHPFGMTGARITSTLLNGLKFHDKQFGLETMCVGGGQGMAMVLERLS from the coding sequence ATGCCCGAGGCAGTCATCGTCGCGACCGCTCGCTCGCCGATCGGACGCGCGTTCAAGGGATCGCTGAAGGACATCCGGTCCGACGACCTCACCGCCCAGATGATCACCGCCGCGATGGCGAAGGTCCCGCAGCTGCAGCCGTCCCAGATCGACGACCTGCTGCTCGGCTGCGGCCTGCCCGGCGGCGAGCAGGGCTACAACATGGCCCGCGTCGTGTCGGTGCTGCTGGGCTGGGACGACGTCCCCGGCGCCACGATCACCCGCTACTGCTCGTCCTCGCTGCAGACGACCCGGATGGCGCTGCACGCGATCAAGGCGGGCGAGGCCGACGTCATCGTCTCGGCCGGCGTCGAGTCCGTCAGCCGCTTCGCCAACGGCAGCAGCGACGGGATGCCGGGCACCCAGAACCCCAAGTTCGCCGACGCGCAGGCCCGCGTCGCCAAGGCCGCCGAGGGCGGCGCCGGGGTGTGGCACGACCCGCGCGAGGACGGGCAGATCCCCGAGGTCTACATCGCGATGGGGCAGACGGCCGAGAACGTCGCCTCGATGCGCGGCGTCACCCGGCAGGCGCAGGACGAGTTCGGCGTCCGCTCGCAGAACCTCGCCGAGAAGGCCATCGCCAACGGCTTCTGGGAGAAGGACATCACCCCGGTGACCCTCCCGGACGGCACGGTCGTCGCCAAGGACGACGGCCCCCGCGCGGGCACCACCTACGAGAAGGTGTCGCAGCTCAAGCCGTCCTTCCGGCCGGACGGCACGGTCACCGCGGCCAACTGCTGCCCGCTGAACGACGGCGCCGCCGCCGTCATCGTCATGAGCGACACCAAGGCCGCCGAGCTGGGCATCACGCCGCTCGCGCGGATCGTGTCGACCGGCGTCACCGGCCTGTCCCCCGAGATCATGGGCCTCGGCCCGGTGGGCGCGTCCCGCCAGGCGCTGGCCAAGGCCGGGATGACGATCGGCGACATCGACCTCGTGGAGATCAACGAGGCGTTCGCCGCGCAGGTGCTGCCGTCCGCCGAGGACCTCGGCATCGACATCGACAAGCTGAACGTCAACGGCGGCGCGATCGCGGTCGGCCACCCGTTCGGCATGACCGGCGCCCGCATCACCTCCACGCTGCTGAACGGCCTGAAGTTCCACGACAAGCAGTTCGGCCTGGAGACGATGTGCGTCGGCGGCGGCCAGGGCATGGCGATGGTGCTCGAGCGCCTGTCCTGA
- a CDS encoding DUF4232 domain-containing protein, with protein sequence MPRFFWGTLAAAAVATTVAGCGSTSDAGTASSNGGASAETSTGTSQSGDSGEGADQGAPAGTSGSPGSGGAEGSGGAPHCTGSMLGATLTDLGAGAGQRYATLVLSNRSGDPCTTGGWAGLQQVKGDETIPTKVVRRGDARTITIPPKTSAYERLHWAAVPAADETGSGGCEPVPTELKVIPPNETTQITAAWDGGPVCGHGEIELEPLTLTEPS encoded by the coding sequence ATGCCACGCTTCTTCTGGGGAACACTCGCCGCCGCCGCCGTCGCGACCACCGTCGCCGGATGCGGATCGACGTCCGACGCCGGCACGGCGTCCTCGAACGGCGGCGCGTCCGCGGAGACGTCCACGGGGACGTCGCAGAGCGGGGACTCCGGCGAGGGCGCCGATCAGGGGGCGCCCGCCGGGACGTCCGGTTCGCCGGGTTCCGGCGGGGCCGAGGGGTCCGGCGGCGCGCCGCACTGCACCGGCTCGATGCTCGGCGCGACGCTGACCGACCTGGGCGCGGGCGCCGGGCAGCGTTACGCGACGCTCGTCCTGAGCAACAGGTCCGGCGACCCGTGCACCACGGGCGGCTGGGCCGGGCTCCAGCAGGTCAAGGGCGACGAGACGATCCCGACGAAGGTGGTCCGCCGGGGCGACGCCCGGACGATCACGATCCCGCCGAAGACCAGCGCCTACGAGCGGCTGCACTGGGCGGCCGTCCCCGCCGCGGACGAGACCGGCTCCGGCGGCTGCGAACCCGTCCCGACGGAGCTGAAGGTCATCCCGCCGAACGAGACGACCCAGATCACCGCCGCGTGGGACGGCGGGCCGGTCTGCGGGCACGGCGAGATCGAACTCGAGCCGCTCACCCTGACCGAACCCTCCTGA
- a CDS encoding SGNH/GDSL hydrolase family protein, which yields MLRAFTARRIAAAAAYGGGGITALGGATFALVMVEARLARKIISATPNGDPPIADGLYGEAYGGAGARAPLSLVVLGDSTAAGLGVHAASETPAAVLAGGLAELAGRPVRLTNVARPGARSAALGDQVERALQVRPDLAVVMVGANDVTSRVPAAESVRHLADAVVRLRAAGAQVVAGTCPDLGSVKPLMQPLRWIARRASRQLAAAQTIAVVERGGRSVSIGDLLGREFAAEPHVMFSADRYHPSARGYAAAAAALLPSLASALGLEPDLEAWPLETRIGDGVLPVYLAAAAAAERAGTEVSGASVAGRERGPRGRWARLLRRRSAETETGTETGSGAGPRTEPDAATS from the coding sequence ATGCTGAGAGCGTTCACGGCGCGCCGGATCGCGGCGGCGGCCGCCTACGGGGGCGGGGGGATCACGGCCCTCGGCGGCGCCACCTTCGCGCTCGTCATGGTGGAGGCCCGGCTGGCCCGGAAGATCATTTCGGCGACGCCGAACGGCGACCCGCCGATCGCGGACGGGCTGTACGGCGAGGCGTACGGGGGCGCGGGGGCGCGCGCGCCGCTGTCGCTGGTGGTGCTCGGCGACTCGACGGCGGCGGGGCTCGGGGTGCACGCGGCGTCCGAGACGCCCGCCGCGGTGCTGGCGGGCGGGCTGGCGGAGCTGGCCGGACGGCCGGTGCGGCTGACGAACGTGGCGCGGCCGGGCGCGCGCTCGGCGGCGCTCGGCGACCAGGTGGAGCGCGCCCTGCAGGTCCGCCCGGACCTCGCGGTGGTCATGGTGGGGGCGAACGACGTGACGTCGCGGGTGCCCGCGGCGGAGTCCGTCCGGCATCTGGCGGACGCGGTGGTGCGGCTGCGGGCGGCGGGCGCGCAGGTCGTGGCGGGGACCTGCCCGGACCTCGGGTCGGTGAAGCCGCTGATGCAGCCGCTGCGGTGGATCGCGCGGCGGGCGAGCCGGCAGCTCGCGGCGGCGCAGACGATCGCGGTGGTGGAGCGGGGCGGACGGTCGGTGTCGATCGGCGACCTGCTGGGCCGCGAGTTCGCGGCGGAGCCGCACGTGATGTTCAGCGCGGACCGGTACCACCCGTCGGCGCGGGGCTACGCGGCCGCGGCGGCGGCGCTGCTGCCGTCGCTGGCGTCGGCGCTGGGGCTGGAACCGGACCTGGAGGCGTGGCCGCTCGAGACGCGGATCGGCGACGGGGTCCTGCCGGTGTACCTGGCGGCGGCCGCGGCGGCGGAGCGGGCCGGCACCGAGGTGTCGGGGGCGTCGGTCGCGGGCCGCGAGCGGGGGCCGCGGGGGCGGTGGGCCCGGCTGCTGCGGCGGCGGTCCGCGGAGACCGAAACCGGGACCGAAACCGGGTCCGGGGCCGGGCCCCGGACGGAACCGGACGCCGCAACGTCCTGA
- a CDS encoding DUF4287 domain-containing protein, with the protein MSLNHSPETHSKLIARIPQVTGRDIPEWFTAIENGPSFSRCEERSSWLAEEHNLSHGYASALVREHERTRRARHY; encoded by the coding sequence TTGTCACTGAACCACTCGCCGGAGACGCACAGCAAGCTGATCGCACGCATCCCGCAAGTCACCGGACGTGACATCCCCGAGTGGTTCACCGCCATCGAGAACGGACCGTCGTTCTCGCGCTGCGAGGAACGCAGCAGCTGGCTGGCCGAGGAGCACAACCTCTCCCACGGCTACGCCTCCGCGCTGGTGCGCGAGCACGAGCGCACCCGCCGCGCCCGCCATTACTGA
- a CDS encoding DUF2510 domain-containing protein gives MSQPGWYPDPYGTGNLRWWDGRNWSDRLNPEPAAPAPAPLPQRRSSDPAQQPARHTAPPAQHTAPRTAPPAERSWQAAPAEQALDVVVHGLRLRADDHGVVFGGESLIWQYVEWVAYWTAGAADGSGRPAQWIFQVGRHPFQGGPRVEVVLDEASVPRHAAGAIGGPEEVWGRLIRLCQVRAEPRIVAQLAEHVRAGEAVDVAQGLIVHPGGVRGARVSLSWSAISGAVVDGGRVWIRQATGHGAVLYVPQQNPNAVLIPALLERLKG, from the coding sequence TTGTCGCAACCCGGCTGGTATCCCGACCCCTACGGGACCGGCAACCTGCGCTGGTGGGACGGCCGGAACTGGAGCGACCGCCTCAACCCCGAGCCCGCCGCGCCCGCGCCGGCCCCGCTCCCGCAGCGCCGCTCGTCCGATCCCGCCCAGCAGCCCGCCCGGCACACCGCGCCGCCCGCCCAGCACACCGCGCCGCGCACCGCGCCGCCCGCCGAACGATCCTGGCAGGCCGCGCCGGCCGAACAGGCGCTCGACGTCGTCGTCCACGGGCTGCGGCTGCGCGCCGACGACCACGGCGTCGTGTTCGGCGGCGAGTCGCTGATCTGGCAGTACGTCGAATGGGTCGCCTACTGGACGGCCGGCGCCGCCGACGGCTCCGGACGGCCCGCGCAGTGGATCTTCCAGGTGGGGCGGCACCCGTTCCAGGGCGGCCCCCGCGTCGAGGTCGTGCTGGACGAGGCGTCCGTCCCGCGGCACGCGGCCGGCGCGATCGGCGGCCCGGAGGAGGTGTGGGGGCGGCTGATCCGGCTGTGCCAGGTGCGCGCCGAACCGCGCATCGTCGCGCAGCTCGCCGAGCACGTCCGGGCCGGTGAGGCCGTCGACGTGGCGCAGGGCCTGATCGTCCACCCCGGCGGGGTGCGGGGCGCGCGCGTGTCACTGAGCTGGTCGGCGATCTCCGGCGCGGTCGTGGACGGCGGCCGCGTCTGGATCCGGCAGGCCACCGGGCACGGCGCCGTCCTGTACGTGCCCCAGCAGAACCCGAACGCCGTCCTCATCCCGGCCCTGCTGGAACGGCTGAAGGGCTAG
- the eno gene encoding phosphopyruvate hydratase yields MSSINAVLAREILDSRGNPTVEVEVLLDDGTEAQAAVPSGASTGQFEAVELRDGGERYGGKGVQNAVKAVNETIDEKLVGWEAADQRLIDQRLIDLDGTPAKSALGANAILGVSLAVAKAAAESAGLPLFRYVGGANAHLLPVPMMNILNGGAHADTNVDVQEFMIAPIGAATFAEAVRWGAETYHALKKVLKGKGLNTGLGDEGGFAPELPSNRDALDLIMEAIRQAGFTPGRDIALALDVAATEFHADGQYTFEGTKRSADDMAAYYGELLTEYPLVSIEDPLDEEDWTGWEGLTAAVGDRVQLVGDDLFVTNPERLDRGIKSGAANALLVKVNQIGTLSETLDAVSLAQASGYRCMMSHRSGETEDTTIADLAVATNCGQIKTGAPARSDRVAKYNQLLRIEELLDDAARYAGAAAFPRFTPRG; encoded by the coding sequence GTGTCGTCCATCAATGCCGTACTCGCCCGGGAGATCCTCGACTCCCGCGGCAACCCGACCGTCGAGGTCGAGGTACTGCTCGATGATGGGACCGAGGCGCAGGCCGCGGTGCCGAGCGGTGCGTCCACCGGGCAGTTCGAGGCGGTGGAGCTGCGGGACGGCGGCGAGCGGTACGGCGGCAAGGGCGTGCAGAACGCGGTCAAGGCCGTCAACGAGACGATCGACGAGAAGCTCGTGGGCTGGGAGGCGGCCGACCAGCGGCTGATCGACCAGCGGCTGATCGACCTGGACGGGACGCCGGCGAAGTCGGCGCTCGGCGCGAACGCGATCCTCGGGGTCAGCCTGGCGGTGGCGAAGGCCGCGGCCGAGTCGGCGGGGCTGCCGCTGTTCCGGTACGTGGGCGGGGCGAACGCGCACCTGCTGCCGGTGCCCATGATGAACATCCTGAACGGCGGCGCGCACGCCGACACGAACGTGGACGTCCAGGAGTTCATGATCGCGCCGATCGGGGCGGCGACGTTCGCGGAGGCGGTGCGGTGGGGCGCCGAGACGTACCACGCGCTGAAGAAGGTGCTGAAGGGCAAGGGGCTGAACACCGGGCTCGGTGACGAGGGCGGCTTCGCGCCGGAGCTGCCCAGCAACCGGGACGCCCTCGACCTGATCATGGAGGCGATCCGGCAGGCCGGGTTCACGCCGGGCCGCGACATCGCGCTCGCGCTGGACGTCGCCGCGACCGAGTTCCACGCGGACGGGCAGTACACGTTCGAGGGGACGAAGCGGTCGGCCGACGACATGGCCGCCTACTACGGCGAGCTGCTCACCGAGTACCCGCTGGTCTCCATCGAGGATCCCCTCGACGAGGAGGACTGGACGGGCTGGGAGGGGCTCACCGCGGCGGTCGGCGACCGGGTGCAGCTCGTCGGCGACGACCTGTTCGTCACCAACCCCGAGCGGCTCGACCGCGGGATCAAGTCCGGTGCGGCGAACGCGCTGCTGGTCAAGGTGAACCAGATCGGCACCCTCAGCGAGACGCTCGACGCGGTGTCGCTCGCGCAGGCGAGCGGCTACCGGTGCATGATGAGTCACCGGTCCGGCGAGACCGAGGACACCACGATCGCCGACCTGGCCGTCGCGACGAACTGCGGGCAGATCAAGACGGGCGCTCCGGCGCGCAGCGACCGCGTCGCGAAGTACAACCAGCTGCTGCGCATCGAGGAGCTGCTGGACGACGCCGCCCGCTACGCCGGCGCGGCCGCGTTCCCGCGGTTCACGCCGCGGGGCTGA